A genome region from Eremothecium cymbalariae DBVPG#7215 chromosome 4, complete sequence includes the following:
- the NDC80 gene encoding kinetochore-associated Ndc80 complex subunit NDC80 (similar to Ashbya gossypii AFR281C), protein MNERHRSSDGNGVLNTLNPQRFTSQILAPTTNVHKKGGSGGGSASALTNMINQSIARNTRGSIVRVGDGRKSLRRSLRSSQRASMLPGSGPGSYHAIQTIRDPRPLRDKNYQSVLHQDIFDYLQTQKFDLETGHSISLKSLKQPTQKDFIYIFRWLYQRLDPGYAFKRSLESEVYSILKTIHYPYLDTINKSQISAVGGSNWHKFLGMLHWLVNTNKRLDSCLQKLDESKTTQVTQDITVLNQPVSTLDEQDEKHEQYELMVERLFIDYISKCYKSFINMEDDFSPFKEELEIGFDRFVHIIQTDIENMVRHEKILKQDCEASEARCEALRLARHKKKALESDLTKFQSYINAMKHKAGDWPRKLRQMETDIKQKKQLIKETQLEIDDLRKKLTPQDLEKIDEMNEQRDLLSKSLDSVNSKLDTLTGSVKSQKVNVESSYKVFLDTLEKYKMSINGFVLARNSLGHKININTLSIHVSTNMVLNDHTETTPKTVLVDRENISESIKPILLSLNNEIFSRAESLQWENSELELELHSLRDEITSKNKLLDSMEQELSNIKSEYEEYQQVSHSKLLSQRIEIEKLERKIQNDRHKTQQRVSQAEQEVEEAKFKLKELKLNIQQEKLLLHKKVIKLIEYVVNFKMGVQGSIEGLHELTETQLNGL, encoded by the coding sequence ATGAATGAGAGACATAGGTCTAGCGATGGTAATGGGGTGCTCAACACATTGAACCCTCAAAGGTTTACTTCGCAGATACTGGCACCTACGACAAATGTTCATAAGAAGGGAGGTTCCGGAGGAGGTTCAGCTTCCGCATTGACGAATATGATAAACCAGAGTATTGCACGTAATACACGGGGGTCTATTGTGAGAGTTGGGGATGGAAGGAAGTCTCTTAGAAGAAGCTTGAGGTCATCCCAACGCGCATCGATGCTGCCAGGGTCGGGGCCGGGATCCTATCATGCTATACAAACGATTAGAGATCCCAGGCCTCTTCGTGATAAAAACTATCAGTCGGTATTACAccaagatatatttgattaCTTGCAGACACAGAAGTTTGATCTGGAAACGGGGCATTCGATATCGTTGAAGTCTTTAAAACAGCCTACTCAGAAGGATTTTATTTACATTTTTCGATGGCTGTATCAAAGGCTTGACCCTGGGTATGCTTTCAAGCGCTCGTTAGAGAGTGAGGTTTATTCTATCTTGAAGACGATTCACTATCCTTACTTGGACACGATTAACAAGTCGCAAATATCTGCTGTGGGAGGTTCCAATTGGCACAAGTTCCTAGGAATGCTACATTGGCTTGTAAACACCAATAAAAGATTAGATTCGTGTCTTCAAAAGCTGGATGAGTCTAAGACCACGCAGGTGACTCAGGATATAACGGTTTTAAATCAACCAGTGTCTACATTGGATGAACAAGATGAGAAACATGAACAGTATGAACTGATGGTTGAAAGATTATTTATCGATTATATTTCGAAGTGCTATAAGTCGTTCATTAACATGGAGGATGATTTCTCACCTTTTAAGGAGGAGTTGGAAATAGGTTTCGATAGATTTGTTCACATCATACAGACTGATATCGAGAACATGGTACGTCATGAGAAAATTTTAAAGCAGGACTGTGAGGCTTCCGAGGCTAGGTGCGAAGCACTAAGGCTTGCAAGGCACAAGAAAAAGGCATTGGAAAGTGACTTGACCAAATTTCAGAGCTATATAAACGCTATGAAGCACAAAGCTGGGGATTGGCCGCGGAAGCTCAGACAGATGGAAACGGATATCAAACAGAAAAAACAGTTAATAAAGGAAACTCAATTAGAGATTGACGATCTCCGTAAGAAACTAACTCCGCAGGATTTAGAAAAGATAGATGAGATGAACGAGCAGCGTGATTTGTTATCCAAGAGTTTGGACAGTGTGAATTCTAAACTTGATACGTTGACTGGTTCTGTAAAGAGCCAAAAAGTAAATGTTGAATCTAGCTATAAAGTATTTCTGGACACACTAGAAAAATATAAGATGTCTATTAATGGGTTTGTATTGGCACGGAATAGTCTAGGACACAAAATTAATATCAATACGTTGTCAATTCATGTGTCTACTAATATGGTATTAAATGACCACACTGAGACCACACCGAAGACTGTTTTGGTTGATCGTGAAAATATCTCTGAATCTATCAAGCCAATCTTGTTGTCTTtaaataatgaaatattttcgCGAGCCGAGTCGTTACAGTGGGAAAACAGTGAGCTAGAGCTGGAATTGCATAGTCTACGAGATGAAATTACTTCGAAGAATAAGCTATTAGACTCGATGGAACAAGAACTATCGAATATAAAAtctgaatatgaagaatacCAGCAGGTGAGCCATAGCAAATTGCTCTCCCAGAGAATCGAGATTGAGAAGCTTGAGCGTAAGATACAAAATGACAGACATAAGACGCAACAAAGAGTGTCTCAAGCAGaacaagaagttgaagaggCGAAATTTAAACTAAAGGAACTCAAACTAAATATTCAGCAAGAGAAACTTCTTTTGCACAAGAAGGTTATTAAATTAATTGAATATGTGGTTAACTTTAAAATGGGAGTTCAAGGCTCAATCGAGGGGTTACATGAACTGACTGAAACACAATTAAATGGATTATAG
- the LPX1 gene encoding triglyceride lipase (similar to Saccharomyces cerevisiae YOR084W LPX1), with protein sequence MNQIDQYFRSDVRSIQGMSPRSWPESVIDPTQDLLQVVYSVFEPREGVKRGGGTRVNMVFLHGSGMNRALWEYYLVPLWHSSNRSNGCWQLGKVLLIDQVNHGDSAVQNQGKLGVFADWLDGTHDVCLVASKEFTPVGADTVNVIVGHSMGGFQALCSASLYRSLFNLVIALEPVVWMYSVPNVEGFTKMKRGFYKALMRKSRDQFKDEEEYNKFQDEKGFYANAHPDILKRVKEFEKLVNKDGSVSMKTTTYQTMIAYFGNRPSAEWFMTGARFIKADVVTLMGGASKWTPPENEKFLSEQIPNYKMEVVPGGEHVMNLEIPDAIISRIVNHVEEFVQKTKRQEPIDDSTSRASKFLEMYSELERSRVVSEGEPKAFPFKL encoded by the coding sequence ATGAACCAAATAGACCAATATTTTCGCTCAGATGTGCGTTCAATTCAAGGGATGAGCCCAAGGTCGTGGCCTGAATCTGTGATAGATCCCACGCAGGATTTGTTGCAGGTAGTGTATTCAGTTTTTGAACCAAGGGAAGGAGTTAAACGTGGGGGGGGCACCAGAGTTAATATGGTGTTTTTACATGGTTCGGGTATGAATCGTGCTTTATGGGAGTATTATTTGGTTCCTTTATGGCACTCTTCAAATCGCAGTAATGGATGTTGGCAATTGGGCAAAGTGCTGCTCATTGACCAAGTCAACCATGGTGATAGTGCAGTTCAGAACCAGGGTAAATTGGGCGTTTTTGCTGATTGGCTAGATGGAACTCACGATGTTTGCCTGGTAGCTTCTAAGGAATTCACACCAGTAGGTGCGGACACTGTTAATGTCATTGTCGGGCATTCTATGGGTGGATTTCAAGCTCTCTGCAGTGCTTCATTGTACCGTTCTTTATTTAACTTGGTTATTGCGCTTGAGCCTGTCGTTTGGATGTACAGCGTTCCAAATGTTGAAGGATTTACTAAGATGAAAAGAGGCTTCTACAAAGCTCTCATGAGAAAGTCAAGAGATCAGTTTaaagatgaggaagaatACAACAAGTTCCAGGATGAAAAGGGTTTTTACGCTAATGCACATCCAGATATTCTAAAACGGGTAAAAGAGTTTGAAAAGCTCGTTAACAAGGATGGCTCAGTGAGCATGAAAACCACAACTTACCAGACGATGATAGCTTATTTTGGAAATAGGCCATCTGCAGAATGGTTTATGACTGGTGCCAGGTTTATCAAAGCCGACGTGGTGACATTAATGGGCGGTGCTTCAAAGTGGACTCCACCTGAGAATGAGAAATTCCTAAGCGAACAGATCCCCAACTACAAAATGGAGGTTGTCCCAGGAGGTGAACATGTGATGAACCTGGAAATTCCCGATGCGATAATTAGTAGAATAGTGAACCATGTTGAAGAGTTTGTTCAAAAAACTAAGAGGCAGGAGCCTATTGATGACTCCACAAGTCGGGCATCTAAGTTCTTAGAGATGTACAGCGAGCTTGAACGCAGCAGGGTCGTGAGTGAAGGCGAGCCAAAGGCGTTCCCGTTCAAACTCTAG
- the PXL1 gene encoding Pxl1p (similar to Ashbya gossypii ADR232W) — MSPYNVLNTTTLNSSPFPQLKPHVRYRTVMERAGFDVAYGRVQMLGQRNREVLHKQQSMPTLLTRNAQGRDTSGGSNAAAKGGRHETGSSRRVEPVAHHQRPQSPQGHGGLPKDGTHHSPLSMGMSSASLPALVSSTKMTQSATHIPASKNGTETAEAISASAPPTSTAASDGRPFEKGEGEKQDTGVFSGSPNYAPSATPVVGQAYTQRGPGSESPNVGSVQNPSPSGAKVPSFVVSPVRVSVPVISLTYYASDQPPVASLSALPVTSTDPSTGRNEHAEQSTREPSIFDFENEKPIDEQIANNGSSENTTPAPNDSESTGQASQPLNPVEKSFMMLTQNTQPTIEENFDSHEHSLFSEDGAEDSRSAQDQGFTGSVSKSPAAAHNAIPVKGKDLGIDMFSGIPKIEISSSAVKAHVPLLDDSIQPIPEDHVTKEVPRIEVASAANDGTGFEEAKALASSTTSQMETLIAQLDDVSLNRVKPSTFDNTGATNIRANPSATSTKNLATQSSRSLKKSSAYLSGFPDEIAKLPSNLAINPIFEGPTDHSSPEGEVTSPTDVQSPVMFSFKSRPLDEIWTTGGSLTSVTTQGSDLNDAPSSTNVNEPTVSMDTLATFVEEKVSEPSTNTIQLSQLTHVASLDTSQKPSTSSEAATSSSRKPSIASVQITPGHKSSNHSLSSSTSTLRHGASWQGIDAEEIHTSPLRIAASVPKHKPGEGPCRSCGLGIKGKGIYSKKEGELSGQWHRECFRCISCNLKFKKHNPCYILDDETYCRQHYHEANNSICRVCHDFIEGECLENDKGETFHINCLTCYICHRRIQEDYYIYNDQLPLCANHDMDALLKNGISGTVPGLRPDGLEATNTLSKRRTRLINFYE, encoded by the coding sequence atgtcTCCTTACAACGTATTGAACACTACTACTTTGAACAGTAGTCCCTTCCCGCAGCTCAAACCTCATGTGAGATACAGGACTGTCATGGAGAGGGCGGGGTTCGACGTGGCCTACGGTAGGGTCCAAATGCTTGGGCAGAGAAACCGGGAGGTGTTGCATAAACAGCAGTCGATGCCAACGTTGCTTACTCGTAACGCTCAGGGGAGAGATACCAGCGGTGGTAGTAACGCTGCTGCTAAAGGGGGTCGCCACGAGACAGGGTCTAGTAGGAGGGTCGAGCCTGTTGCGCACCACCAACGACCACAGTCTCCGCAGGGACATGGAGGCTTACCAAAAGATGGGACCCATCATTCCCCTCTAAGTATGGGCATGTCATCGGCTTCGCTCCCTGCATTGGTTTCTTCCACAAAGATGACACAGTCTGCAACTCACATACCCGCGTCCAAAAATGGTACTGAAACGGCTGAAGCAATATCCGCTTCTGCGCCCCCTACTTCGACTGCAGCGTCTGATGGTCGCCCTTTTGAGAAGGGCGAAGGTGAAAAGCAAGACACCGGCGTATTTTCTGGCTCTCCAAATTATGCTCCATCAGCAACGCCCGTTGTGGGACAAGCATATACTCAAAGAGGACCGGGATCCGAGTCTCCAAATGTCGGATCTGTGCAGAATCCTTCCCCATCTGGAGCGAAGGTGCCCTCTTTTGTCGTCTCACCTGTTCGTGTTTCTGTACCTGTGATATCTTTGACGTACTACGCATCTGACCAGCCTCCGGTGGCATCTTTGTCCGCTTTGCCAGTCACCTCCACCGATCCAAGTACTGGACGGAACGAACACGCTGAGCAGTCAACTAGAGAACCATCTATCTTTGACTTTGAGAATGAAAAGCCTATTGATGAGCAGATTGCTAACAACGGCTCTTCCGAAAATACAACCCCAGCCCCCAATGATTCTGAATCTACAGGACAAGCTTCTCAGCCGTTAAACCCGGTGGAGAAGTCCTTCATGATGTTGACGCAGAATACGCAGCCCactattgaagaaaattttgattCCCACGAGCATTCGCtattttcagaagatgGGGCAGAGGACTCTCGCTCGGCCCAAGATCAGGGTTTCACTGGTAGCGTTTCTAAAAGCCCAGCAGCTGCCCATAATGCCATTCCAGTCAAGGGTAAAGACTTGGGTATCGACATGTTTTCTGGGATCcccaaaattgaaattagTTCGTCGGCAGTGAAAGCACATGTCCCTCTTCTGGATGACAGCATTCAACCTATTCCCGAGGACCATGTTACGAAGGAGGTTCCACGGATAGAGGTGGCAAGTGCAGCAAATGACGGAACTGGGTTCGAAGAGGCCAAGGCTCTAGCATCATCTACAACTTCTCAGATGGAAACCCTCATTGCACAGCTGGACGATGTCTCTCTGAATCGTGTCAAGCCTAGCACGTTTGATAATACTGGTGCCACGAACATTCGTGCTAATCCTTCAGCGACCTCAACCAAGAATTTGGCGACGCAGTCAAGTCGCAGCTTAAAGAAATCCAGTGCTTATCTTTCAGGTTTCCCTGATGAGATAGCTAAATTACCATCTAATCTCGCGATTAACCCGATCTTTGAAGGACCCACCGACCACAGTTCCCCTGAGGGTGAAGTGACCAGTCCCACCGATGTACAATCACCTGTCATGTTCAGCTTTAAGAGTCGTCCACTCGACGAAATATGGACCACTGGGGGATCACTAACCTCGGTCACTACGCAAGGAAGCGACCTCAACGATGCTCCCTCATCCACAAACGTAAATGAACCAACGGTCTCTATGGATACCTTGGCGACCTTTGTAGAGGAAAAAGTATCCGAACCATCTACAAATACCATCCAGCTGTCCCAATTGACCCATGTTGCATCTCTGGATACCTCACAGAAGCCATCAACCTCATCCGAAGCAGCCACTAGCAGCTCGCGCAAACCCTCCATAGCAAGTGTGCAAATTACCCCGGGGCACAAGTCAAGCAATCATTCCCTTTCTTCCAGTACTAGTACATTACGCCATGGAGCATCCTGGCAAGGTATTGACGCGGAAGAAATACACACATCCCCACTCCGCATTGCAGCATCAGTACCCAAACACAAACCCGGTGAAGGTCCTTGTCGTTCCTGCGGTCTAGGAATCAAAGGTAAAGGCATCTactcaaagaaagaaggtGAACTTTCCGGCCAATGGCACAGAGAATGCTTCCGCTGTATCTCATGTAACCTCAAGTTTAAAAAGCATAACCCGTGCTACATTCTCGACGATGAAACCTACTGTCGCCAGCACTACCATGAAGCAAATAACTCCATCTGCAGAGTATGCCATGACTTCATTGAGGGCGAATGTCTAGAAAATGACAAAGGTGAAACTTTCCACATCAACTGCCTAACTTGCTACATCTGCCATCGCCGCATCCAGGAAGACTACTACATATACAACGATCAGCTGCCTCTATGTGCCAACCATGACATGGATGCCCTTCTAAAGAATGGTATCAGTGGCACTGTCCCGGGCTTACGACCAGACGGACTAGAAGCCACAAACACCCTctccaaaagaagaacaaggtTAATCAACTTCTATGAGTAG
- the SRP40 gene encoding Srp40p (similar to Ashbya gossypii ACL074W) — protein MGSKRLTESKSLKVSEESRRSEEVELATTGSSMSSTSSESSSEEDSSSSEDSSSSDSDSESSSSSGSSSENESANGSSSSSSDSDSSSSCSDSDSSDSSSSSSSSSSSSSSSSSSDSSSSDSSSSDSESSDSSDSSDEVSNDNENRKRHAETGSESSSSSSRTASPDLHEPSKKKQAISGEEALKPGQRNHFSRVDRSKVSFEDSTLTDNTYKGAAGTWGEKANEKLSKVRGKDFTKNKNKMKRGAYRGGSITLSSGSYKFTD, from the coding sequence ATGGGATCTAAGAGATTGACAGAGAGTAAGAGTTTGAAAGTATCTGAAGAATCGCGACGTTCAGAGGAAGTGGAGTTGGCTACGACAGGTTCGTCTATGTCTTCTACAAGTTCTGAATCGTCGTCAGAGGAGGACTCTAGTTCTTCTGAAGATTCTTCTTCTAGCGATAGTGATAGTGAGAGTTCTTCGAGTAGTGGATCATCTAGTGAGAACGAATCTGCTAATGGCTCGAGCAGTAGTTCTAGTGACAGTGATTCGAGCTCCAGCTGCAGCGACAGCGATTCAAGCGAttccagctccagctccagctccagctccagctccagctccagctccagctccagcgACAGCAGCTCCAGCGACAGTAGCTCCAGCGACAGCGAGTCTAGCGATTCCAGCGACTCCAGCGACGAAGTCTccaatgataatgaaaacCGCAAGAGACATGCTGAGACCGGCTCGGAATCATCTTCCAGCTCATCGAGAACTGCATCTCCTGATCTTCACGAgccttcaaaaaagaagcaggCCATCTCTGGCGAAGAAGCGTTAAAACCTGGTCAACGTAATCATTTTTCCAGAGTTGATAGATCGAAAGTCAGTTTCGAGGATTCGACACTAACAGACAACACCTATAAAGGAGCTGCAGGTACCTGGGGTGAAAAAGCTAACGAAAAACTAAGCAAAGTGAGAGGAAAAGACTTTACtaagaacaagaacaaaatgaaGCGCGGTGCTTACAGAGGTGGTTCCATCACGCTGTCCTCTGGTTCTTACAAGTTCACTGACTAA
- the SSL2 gene encoding TFIIH/NER complex ATPase/helicase subunit SSL2 (similar to Ashbya gossypii AFR280W): MTEHQYQTRSRGKVYEDAEKEYFSDDSLATADESDFVDDGGEYGHDEVNLKTRAVKKVGAGSNAKKSKNSEAGMGGGGGVPVCGSVEVDTLNKLAAKDENFLNQVSLDAPPDFVPDAVSGMFRSSDFSYLKLKPDHSSRPLWIAPNDGRIILESFSPLAEQAQDFLVTIAEPVSRPSHVHEYKITAYSLYAAVSVGLETDDIIAVLDRLSKVPVASSIINFIKGATVSYGKVKLVIKHNRYFVETSQADILQMLLKDSVIGSLRIDTHESSKASAPVENTQVDPVSTQNVDPNDVEAVFNSIVGGENELDDDDDDVDAVHSFEIDRDSVEIVKRRCQEIDYPVLEEYDFRNDHRNPDLEIDLKPSTQIRPYQEKSLSKMFGNGRARSGIIVLPCGAGKTLVGITAACTIKKSVIVLCTSSVSVMQWRQQFLQWCTIQPENVAVFTSDNKEMFQTESGLVVSTYSMVANTRNRSHDSQKVMDFLTGREWGFILLDEVHVVPAAMFRRVVSTIAAHAKLGLTATLVREDDKISDLNFLIGPKLYEANWMELSQKGHIANVQCAEVWCPMTAEFYQEYLRENARKRMLLYIMNPTKFQACQFLIQYHEKRGDKIIVFSDNVYALQEYALKLGKPFIYGSTPQQERMNILQNFQYNDQINTIFLSKVGDTSIDLPEATCLIQISSHYGSRRQEAQRLGRILRAKRRNDEGFNAFFYSLVSKDTQEMYYSTKRQAFLVDQGYAFKVITHLHGMETLPNLAYASARERRELLQEVLLKNEEAAGIEIGDDSENFVGRGSNPNKRMKSKAVKGEGSLAGLAGGEDMAYLEYVPNKNKDLKDHHPLIRKMYYKNLKNKMVM; the protein is encoded by the coding sequence ATGACGGAACATCAATACCAGACCAGAAGTAGAGGTAAAGTCTATGAAGATGCTGAGAAGGAGTATTTCTCAGACGATTCCCTTGCAACAGCAGATGAATCTGATTTTGTCGATGATGGGGGTGAATATGGGCACGATGAAGTGAATTTGAAGACAAGGGCTGTGAAGAAAGTGGGGGCAGGCTCAAATGCAAAAAAGTCGAAGAATTCTGAGGCTGGTATGGGTGGTGGCGGAGGTGTTCCTGTTTGTGGTAGTGTTGAAGTGGATACTTTAAATAAATTGGCTGCGAAGGATGAGAATTTCTTGAACCAGGTCAGTCTAGATGCTCCCCCAGACTTTGTACCTGATGCTGTGTCTGGAATGTTTAGATCCAGCGACTTTAGCTACTTGAAGTTGAAGCCAGATCATTCCTCCAGACCTCTTTGGATTGCACCCAATGATGGTCGTATCATCTTAGAAAGTTTCTCACCTTTAGCTGAACAGGCGCAGGATTTTCTTGTCACTATTGCGGAACCTGTCAGTAGACCTTCGCATGTCCATGAGTACAAAATTACAGCATACTCATTGTATGCAGCCGTTTCGGTTGGCTTAGAAAcagatgatattattgCCGTTTTGGATAGATTATCTAAGGTTCCTGTGGCATCTtccatcatcaattttattaaaggtGCTACTGTATCTTATGGTAAAGTGAAGTTGGTTATTAAACACAACAGATACTTTGTAGAAACTTCTCAGGCTGATATCCTACAAATGTTGTTAAAAGACAGCGTCATTGGCTCCTTGAGAATTGACACTCACGAGTCTAGCAAAGCATCTGCTCCTGTAGAAAATACACAAGTAGATCCTGTTTCCACCCAAAACGTAGATCCAAATGATGTAGAAGCCGTGTTCAATTCAATTGTGGGCGGCGAAAATGAGCTcgacgacgatgatgatgatgttgatgcTGTTCATTCCTTCGAAATCGATCGTGACTCTGTGGAAATTGTCAAGAGAAGATGCCAAGAGATCGATTATCCTGTTTTAGAAGAATACGATTTTAGAAACGACCATAGAAATCCTGACTTAGAAATAGACTTAAAACCGTCTACCCAAATTAGACCTTATCAGGAAAAGTCTTTGAGTAAGATGTTTGGTAATGGACGTGCCAGAAGTGGTATCATAGTTTTACCATGTGGTGCCGGTAAGACTTTAGTGGGTATTACTGCCGCATGTACAATCAAGAAATCTGTTATTGTTTTGTGCACATCTTCAGTGTCCGTTATGCAATGGAGACaacaatttcttcaatggtGTACCATTCAACCAGAAAATGTCGCGGTGTTTACATCAGATAATAAGGAAATGTTTCAGACAGAATCTGGTTTGGTTGTTTCTACCTATTCTATGGTTGCTAACACCAGAAATAGATCTCACGATTCGCAAAAGGTTATGGATTTCTTGACGGGGAGAGAATGgggttttattttattggaCGAAGTTCATGTTGTCCCTGCTGCGATGTTTAGAAGAGTGGTTTCCACTATTGCTGCACATGCTAAATTGGGCCTCACAGCTACTTTGGTTCgtgaagatgataaaattagcgatttgaactttttgatTGGTCCCAAATTATATGAAGCTAACTGGATGGAGCTTTCACAGAAGGGTCACATCGCCAATGTTCAGTGTGCCGAGGTTTGGTGTCCAATGACCGCAGAATTTTATCAGGAATATTTAAGGGAGAATGCTAGGAAGAGGATGTTACTATATATTATGAATCCTACAAAATTCCAGGCTTGTCAATTCCTAATTCAGTACCATGAAAAGAGAGGTGATAAAATCATTGTATTTTCTGACAACGTTTATGCATTACAGGAATACGCTTTAAAGTTGGGGAAGCCATTTATTTACGGTTCCACTCCACAGCAGGAGAGAATGAACATTTTACAAAACTTCCAATATAACGATCAAATTAACACTATTTTTCTATCTAAGGTTGGAGATACTTCTATTGATTTACCGGAGGCTACATGCTTAATTCAAATTTCTTCTCACTACGGTTCTCGTCGTCAGGAAGCGCAAAGGCTAGGTAGAATTCTAAGGGCTAAACGGCGTAATGATGAAGGTTTTAATGCTTTTTTCTATTCCTTGGTTTCAAAAGATACCCAGGAGATGTATTACTCAACAAAAAGACAGGCTTTCTTAGTTGATCAGGGTTATGCTTTTAAGGTCATCACTCATCTACACGGCATGGAAACTTTGCCAAATTTAGCATATGCTTCTGCCAGGGAGCGCAGGGAATTATTACAGGAagttttattgaaaaatgagGAGGCTGCTGGTATTGAGATTGGCGATGATTCTGAGAACTTCGTAGGTCGTGGATCCAACCCAAACAAGCGTATGAAGTCTAAAGCAGTTAAAGGCGAGGGTTCGTTGGCTGGCCTCGCAGGTGGAGAGGATATGGCTTATTTAGAATACgttccaaataaaaataaagacTTAAAAGATCACCACCCACTGATCAGAAAGATGTATTAcaaaaacttaaaaaataaaatggtTATGTAG
- the PAN6 gene encoding pantoate--beta-alanine ligase PAN6 (similar to Ashbya gossypii AFR282W), which yields MLVVKTVKDAIDWRKATVNSNARKLGFVATMGCLHLGHLSLVERSVAENDFTAVSIFVNPAQFAPDEDLAKYPRTLEADLDMLEQAGVDMVFVPSALEIYSRDVPLEVSKQEGTFVSVHGLSELLEGRTRPNFFRGVVTVVSKLLNIFRPDRAYWGQKDFQQYTVLNAMTKDLFMDVEMVLMPIVRSVSGLALSSRNKYLSPESLDIASNINAGLRACATLLENSWLDNKSVSHEDLVAQAKAVWDPYVASGDFEIDYISIANANTLRELVPAVSKNNDVVISCAVYVKDRRCKDTIVRLIDNILIKTKNETML from the coding sequence ATGCTTGTCGTGAAGACCGTTAAAGATGCGATTGACTGGAGGAAGGCAACTGTAAATAGCAATGCACGGAAGCTTGGATTTGTTGCTACAATGGGGTGTCTGCACTTGGGCCATTTGTCGCTTGTGGAGAGATCTGTTGCTGAGAATGACTTCACTGCTGTTTCGATTTTTGTTAATCCTGCTCAATTTGCACCAGACGAAGACCTCGCGAAGTATCCCAGAACTTTGGAGGCAGATCTCGATATGTTAGAGCAGGCGGGTGTAGATATGGTTTTTGTTCCCTCGGCGTTGGAAATATACTCCCGTGACGTGCCATTGGAAGTGTCCAAACAGGAGGGAACGTTTGTCTCGGTTCATGGATTGAGTGAGTTGCTGGAAGGACGCACGAGACCAAATTTCTTTAGGGGCGTGGTTACTGTGGTGAGCAAACTATTGAATATCTTCAGGCCGGATAGGGCGTATTGGGGCCAGAAGGATTTCCAGCAATATACCGTCTTGAATGCAATGACCAAAGATTTGTTTATGGATGTTGAAATGGTCTTGATGCCTATTGTAAGAAGCGTCTCGGGTTTGGCATTGAGCAGTAGGAATAAGTACTTAAGCCCTGAATCTCTGGATATTGCTTCGAATATTAATGCTGGTTTGCGTGCCTGTGCTACTTTGCTTGAAAATAGTTGGTTGGATAATAAAAGTGTTAGCCATGAAGATCTGGTGGCCCAAGCGAAAGCTGTTTGGGACCCTTATGTTGCATCCGGCGACTTTGAGATTGATTATATCTCAATTGCTAATGCAAACACCTTAAGAGAACTAGTCCCTGctgtttcaaaaaataatgacGTTGTGATTAGCTGTGCTGTGTATGTGAAAGACCGCAGGTGCAAGGATACCATTGTCAGACTTATTGACAATATCTTGATTAAGACCAAAAATGAAACAATGCTGTAA
- a CDS encoding uncharacterized protein (similar to Ashbya gossypii ABL196C MFa2): MQPATSASQDNNKSQEKDNWIVKGYAWNPQCVIA, translated from the coding sequence ATGCAACCAGCCACATCCGCCTCTCAAGATAACAACAAATCTCAGGAAAAGGATAACTGGATCGTCAAAGGATACGCTTGGAACCCCCAATGCGTTATTGCTTAA